In Gimesia benthica, a single window of DNA contains:
- the glmS gene encoding glutamine--fructose-6-phosphate transaminase (isomerizing), which yields MCGIVGYIGHRPAGPLLIKGLQKLEYRGYDSAGVAVHTGSEIEVRKKKGRVMEMAALYKSSPIEGSVGIGHTRWATHGETNDQNSHPHVGGNGEVIIVHNGVIENYASLRSKLQALGYVFRTTTDSETIAHLLSHHLEEQIKLGESLDDTNTYLKAVENTLSKLKGTYGLVILFRELPDVMIAARLGSPLVIGVGKGEHFIASDASPLIGYTEEVIYLSDHEVAVLTRDEVEVFHRDEGQQTPSIQTLDQVSEDAELGDFEHYMLKEIFEQPQTLENAMRGRIDEDEATAKFGGLNLDPQQLRKIDRVVLTACGTSWHSGLVGEYLLEEFARIPTEVEYASELRYRNPPMSENTMIFAITQSGETADTLAAMRECKRKGHPTLAICNVVGSTIAREADGGIYLHAGPEVGVASTKAFTSQVMVLIQLALFLGRMRHLSYPAGRRIIDAIHQVPDQVRKCLECNDLVKEIAQKYCNFNNFLYLGRLYNFPGALEGALKLKEISYIHAEGYPAAEMKHGPIALVDEETPSVFVVPRGQIYPKVMSNLEEVKARKGPVIAIACEGDRKIADIADDVIYVPDVDDFLQPLVTAIPLQLLSYHIAVQRGCNVDRPRNLAKSVTVE from the coding sequence ATGTGTGGAATTGTCGGCTATATTGGACATCGGCCAGCGGGCCCGCTGCTGATCAAAGGGCTTCAGAAACTGGAATACCGTGGCTATGACAGTGCCGGTGTCGCAGTCCACACGGGCAGCGAAATTGAGGTTCGTAAGAAAAAAGGGCGCGTCATGGAGATGGCGGCCCTGTATAAGTCGAGCCCGATCGAGGGCAGCGTGGGTATCGGACACACCCGCTGGGCCACACACGGCGAAACCAACGACCAGAATTCACATCCGCATGTCGGCGGAAACGGTGAAGTCATCATCGTGCATAACGGGGTGATCGAAAACTACGCATCCCTGCGGTCCAAGCTCCAGGCACTGGGCTATGTCTTCCGCACGACCACCGATTCAGAGACGATCGCGCACCTGCTCTCTCACCATCTGGAAGAACAGATCAAGCTGGGGGAGAGCCTGGATGATACGAATACGTACCTCAAGGCGGTAGAGAATACCCTATCCAAGCTGAAGGGAACCTACGGTCTGGTGATCCTGTTTCGGGAACTGCCCGATGTCATGATCGCCGCTCGTCTGGGCAGCCCCCTGGTGATCGGGGTCGGCAAGGGCGAACATTTTATTGCCAGTGATGCAAGTCCATTGATAGGTTATACCGAAGAGGTGATTTATCTTTCGGACCATGAAGTCGCTGTACTCACGCGGGATGAAGTCGAAGTCTTCCATCGGGATGAAGGTCAGCAGACACCCTCGATTCAGACACTCGATCAGGTCAGTGAAGATGCCGAGCTGGGTGACTTTGAACATTACATGCTGAAAGAGATCTTCGAACAGCCGCAGACGCTGGAAAATGCGATGCGGGGACGCATCGATGAAGATGAGGCGACCGCGAAATTCGGTGGTTTGAATCTCGATCCACAACAGCTGCGCAAGATCGATCGCGTGGTACTGACCGCCTGTGGCACCAGCTGGCACTCCGGTCTGGTCGGTGAATACCTGCTGGAAGAATTCGCACGGATTCCGACGGAGGTCGAATACGCGAGCGAACTGCGGTATCGCAATCCTCCCATGTCGGAAAACACGATGATCTTCGCCATCACCCAGAGTGGTGAAACGGCAGACACGCTGGCAGCGATGCGGGAATGTAAGCGCAAGGGACACCCCACGCTGGCCATCTGTAATGTCGTCGGTTCGACGATTGCCCGTGAAGCCGATGGCGGAATCTATCTTCACGCCGGTCCCGAAGTGGGAGTCGCGTCTACCAAGGCATTCACTTCCCAGGTAATGGTATTGATACAGCTGGCACTGTTTCTGGGACGCATGCGGCATTTGTCGTATCCTGCCGGTCGCCGGATTATTGACGCCATTCACCAGGTGCCCGATCAGGTACGCAAGTGCCTGGAATGTAATGATCTGGTCAAAGAGATCGCACAGAAGTACTGTAACTTCAACAATTTCCTCTATCTCGGCAGACTGTATAACTTCCCCGGTGCTTTGGAAGGTGCCTTGAAGCTGAAGGAAATCAGTTATATTCATGCAGAAGGATATCCGGCTGCTGAGATGAAGCACGGCCCGATTGCACTGGTGGATGAAGAGACCCCCAGTGTCTTCGTGGTGCCGCGGGGTCAGATTTATCCCAAGGTGATGAGCAACCTCGAAGAAGTAAAAGCACGGAAAGGTCCCGTCATTGCCATCGCCTGTGAAGGGGACCGCAAAATCGCCGACATCGCCGACGATGTGATTTATGTGCCGGATGTCGATGATTTCCTGCAACCGCTGGTGACTGCGATTCCACTGCAACTGCTGTCCTATCACATCGCAGTCCAGCGAGGCTGCAATGTCGACCGACCGCGGAATCTGGCCAAAAGCGTGACCGTGGAATAG
- the ispH gene encoding 4-hydroxy-3-methylbut-2-enyl diphosphate reductase, with protein MKVILANPRGFCAGVNMAIECLEEVIRIFGSEIYVYHEIVHNKYVVNKFTSLGVTFVDAVSEVPENSILVFSAHGVSPQIRQEARDRNIRTIDATCPLVTKVHTEAIKYAQSGYNIILIGHEGHDEVIGTMGEAPESITLIETPEEVADLSFPEDAKLAYLTQTTLSVEEAGRVIQSLKQKYPQIESPPKEDICYATTNRQEAVTELVPRADLVLVLGSQNSSNSKRLMEIGKTVGKPSYLIDGVQELNPEWLEGCESILITAGASAPEVVVDELVTHLAEKYQAEVETATIRNESVRFPLPRELRVLET; from the coding sequence ATGAAAGTCATTCTGGCAAATCCCCGCGGTTTCTGTGCGGGTGTAAATATGGCGATCGAATGTCTCGAAGAAGTCATTCGTATTTTCGGTAGCGAGATCTACGTCTATCACGAAATCGTCCACAATAAATACGTCGTCAATAAGTTTACCAGTCTGGGAGTTACCTTCGTCGATGCGGTGAGTGAAGTCCCGGAGAATTCGATTCTCGTCTTCAGTGCACACGGGGTGTCGCCCCAGATTCGCCAGGAAGCCCGCGATCGGAACATTCGCACGATTGATGCGACCTGCCCGCTGGTAACCAAAGTGCATACCGAAGCGATTAAATACGCTCAGTCTGGTTACAACATCATTCTTATCGGCCATGAAGGACACGATGAAGTCATCGGCACGATGGGCGAAGCGCCAGAGAGCATCACGCTGATCGAAACCCCGGAAGAGGTTGCCGATCTGTCATTCCCGGAAGATGCGAAACTGGCATATCTGACGCAAACCACTTTGAGCGTGGAAGAAGCTGGTCGGGTGATTCAGAGCCTGAAGCAGAAATACCCGCAGATCGAAAGCCCTCCCAAGGAAGACATCTGTTATGCCACGACCAATCGTCAGGAGGCGGTGACCGAACTGGTTCCCCGAGCCGACCTGGTACTGGTCCTCGGGAGCCAGAACAGTTCCAACAGCAAACGACTGATGGAGATCGGCAAGACGGTCGGCAAACCATCATATCTCATCGATGGGGTTCAGGAACTGAACCCGGAATGGCTGGAGGGTTGTGAGTCGATCCTGATTACTGCAGGTGCGAGTGCACCTGAAGTCGTCGTTGATGAACTGGTCACTCATTTAGCAGAAAAGTACCAGGCGGAAGTGGAGACAGCGACGATTCGTAACGAGTCCGTTCGCTTTCCTCTGCCTCGGGAACTGCGCGTCCTGGAAACATAA
- a CDS encoding DUF3467 domain-containing protein yields MSDESTPAGNNDESSGEFNPERHTQEIRHSQVSARVPEGVSRGVFSTGAVVLQGGHEFILDFLLRISTPQQVVARVVLPIGVVPQMIRALRDNLTNYENRFGFPAMPAPLPPQVTSSSDAINVGAGLESPEPDAPTPPVSDVPSGTSAGGSGTVGETVTPDANPPQAVPQPHVADKTTEAAQKPPSAEELYDELKLPDEMLSGVYANAVRIGHSATEFSFDFITTFFPRSCVSARVHLAAPNIPRLLDSLTHSFEQFQRKMAQQQKRQPPAPGDQPGEL; encoded by the coding sequence ATGAGTGATGAATCAACACCCGCAGGGAACAACGATGAATCGTCTGGAGAGTTCAATCCGGAACGTCATACTCAGGAAATCCGTCATTCCCAGGTGAGTGCCCGGGTGCCGGAAGGGGTTTCCCGAGGCGTCTTCAGTACGGGGGCTGTCGTTCTTCAGGGGGGGCACGAATTTATTCTGGACTTCCTGTTGCGCATCTCAACTCCCCAGCAGGTCGTCGCCCGCGTCGTGTTGCCCATCGGAGTCGTACCGCAGATGATCCGGGCTCTGCGCGACAATCTCACCAATTACGAGAACCGGTTTGGATTCCCCGCGATGCCGGCACCATTGCCGCCACAGGTTACCAGCTCGTCCGATGCCATTAACGTAGGAGCCGGTCTGGAATCACCCGAGCCTGATGCACCGACTCCCCCGGTTTCAGATGTTCCTTCAGGCACCTCTGCTGGTGGCTCAGGAACTGTCGGCGAGACCGTCACACCGGATGCGAATCCACCACAGGCTGTACCGCAGCCGCACGTAGCCGATAAGACAACAGAAGCGGCACAGAAACCACCTTCCGCGGAAGAACTCTACGATGAATTGAAGCTGCCGGATGAAATGCTGAGCGGCGTCTATGCGAACGCAGTCCGGATCGGCCATTCTGCGACCGAGTTTTCATTTGATTTCATCACGACATTCTTTCCCCGCTCCTGCGTTTCCGCACGCGTGCATCTGGCTGCTCCCAACATTCCCCGACTGCTCGATTCCCTGACGCATTCGTTCGAGCAGTTTCAACGAAAAATGGCCCAGCAGCAGAAACGGCAACCACCTGCGCCCGGCGATCAGCCTGGTGAACTTTAA
- a CDS encoding GtrA family protein has translation MIVPTLGETDNLVSKLPRFADEIADSGLTAELILVTDDTTRELKLACDVLNSSLSVQLIYPEHSQSPTTAFMDGLQAASGEFLLVLTDESCLSRKLIQALSTPLLEQQADFVMGSPEIKSGSPLANWLVRPLTKEKDPWADCFALSRDKLEQCEEHLTPSSPHPALELIVKGEFEEVVTVPLNDHSARKPASTVGEWFRLGAQLKTLYEFKFKNYAYFLQFAIVGSSGVIVNLLALSLLLDLMIRPLAVATAIWIAMTSNFLLNRHITFSYARHAPLLKQYLAYCGSCLTGNFFNWLTTMVLCGTFAFFAAQPLVAALIGILVGMGFNFLLCRLLVFGKQKTASVAPVNEPVENHS, from the coding sequence ATGATCGTCCCCACTTTGGGTGAGACAGACAATTTGGTCAGCAAACTGCCCCGGTTTGCAGATGAGATCGCAGACAGCGGACTGACTGCCGAGCTGATACTGGTGACTGACGATACCACCCGGGAGCTCAAGCTGGCATGTGACGTTCTAAACTCGAGTCTGTCCGTCCAGCTGATTTACCCGGAACACTCTCAATCACCTACAACCGCGTTCATGGACGGCCTGCAGGCGGCCTCGGGCGAATTCCTGCTGGTACTCACTGACGAATCCTGTCTTTCCCGGAAACTGATTCAGGCACTGAGCACTCCGCTACTGGAGCAACAGGCTGACTTCGTGATGGGGTCCCCAGAGATTAAATCCGGTTCGCCACTCGCCAACTGGCTGGTTCGACCACTGACGAAGGAAAAAGATCCATGGGCGGACTGTTTTGCCCTCTCCCGGGACAAGCTTGAACAATGTGAGGAGCACCTCACCCCTTCAAGTCCGCACCCTGCCCTGGAATTAATCGTCAAAGGGGAATTCGAGGAGGTCGTCACAGTCCCGCTTAATGATCACTCTGCTCGGAAACCAGCATCGACCGTGGGAGAATGGTTTCGCCTGGGGGCTCAGCTGAAAACGCTGTACGAGTTCAAATTTAAGAACTACGCTTACTTCCTGCAGTTCGCGATTGTCGGCTCCTCCGGAGTCATCGTAAACCTGTTGGCGCTTTCGCTGCTGCTGGATTTGATGATCCGCCCCCTCGCGGTGGCAACTGCGATCTGGATTGCCATGACCAGCAATTTTCTGCTGAACCGACACATCACATTTTCGTACGCGCGACATGCCCCGCTGCTGAAACAGTACCTGGCCTACTGCGGAAGTTGCCTGACGGGGAACTTCTTTAACTGGCTAACCACGATGGTGCTGTGTGGTACGTTTGCTTTCTTTGCTGCTCAACCACTGGTGGCAGCTCTCATCGGAATCCTGGTCGGCATGGGCTTTAATTTTCTGCTCTGCCGTCTTCTCGTGTTCGGAAAGCAGAAAACCGCAAGCGTAGCCCCCGTCAACGAGCCCGTCGAAAACCACTCTTAA